The Thermodesulfovibrio sp. 3462-1 genome contains the following window.
AGCTTAACAAAATTGCAGGCACTGTGATAAATAAAATATCAATCAGTGTAACCCATGCATTGTATATCAAATACTGCTTTTTAAGGATATTTGATACAGCGGTTGCAGATATTTCAACTCCAGGCATAACAGGATCCACTGGAGTACTACGAATGTCAGCGATGCCTATTTCTGTGGCACCAATAAAAATTATTGAGTCCTCAGGAATCTGCACCTTCCCATCCATAACATCAACTGCTGACAATGTTTTAAATGTGCCAGCCTTTCCATAATAGTTAAGCGTAAGACTGCCAGATTCATTAACAGGCACGGTTTCATATCCAATTTTTATGCTTTTTATTCCATATTGAGCTAATTCAACAATGATTGGCGCATCTTTAAATTGAGAGACTGCTTTAAGTGCAAGATGGGGATAAAGCTCTCCATTGTAAAGAGCGAGCAGATTTATTTGTCTGTAAACTCCATCATTGTCGGAGAGAATATTGAAAAAACCCCCCTGAGCTTTTATTGAGGGAATGTTAAGCTCTGCATAGGAAAATTCTCGGACTGGCAAGGTTTTTACATCTTCCTCTGTTTTGATTATTTTTATTCTTGATTGTCTAAGATTTTCATAAGATACGGGATTGATATATGTTTCATCATCTCTGAAATAATATCCCACAATCGCATTTTTATTTACTGCGTCAGAGAGAATTCTGTCAGACTGAGGACTGGAGACTTCGGAAAAAACAATATCAAGGGCAATGACTTTTGCTTTTTTAAGATTTTCTATTAATTTTGCGATTATTTTTCTGTCCCAGGGCCATCTTCCAAGTCTGTCAATGCTTTTTGAATCTATGGCAACAATTAAAACTCTTTTATCAGGCTCCAGATTTCTCCTGAGACGGAACCTTACATCTTTAAGTTTCAGGTCAAGTGATGTTAAAAAATCAATCTTTAAAATGTATAAAAAAGAAACAATGAAAGCTGAAACAAAGCCAATGCACAGAAAAATCAAAAGTTTACTTTTCATATTCAAGGAGTTTCAAAATTGTCTCTATATTTGTCAAATATTTTCCATCAGGATACTCCTTTTTATACTGAAGAAGCCTTTGTTTTGCCTGCTTTTTAAACCCCATTTCATAAAGAGTAATTCCAGCAAGATAAAGTGCTGTTTCAGCCTGAGAAAGCTCTGGATACTCCTCAAGCACAAGCAGATATTCAGCCAGTGTAGCTTCATGATTTTTTAAAAATCTTGAATAAACAGCTCCTCTTTCAAGCCTTGCATCTGCTCTTATTCCTGAATTATCACTCAGGTCAAGAGCTATCTGAAATACATAAAGTGCTTCTTCATATTTCCCGGCATCAACAAGATAATGTCCATAATTTATATTCCATCTTGCAATTATATTTGGCAATTCACCTGAAATCTCCCATTCTTTCGGTGCAGTTGCTCCTGTAATCTGTGAAAGTCCTATCTTTGCATCATAAAGAAGTGTGCCTTTTTCTACTTTTACAGGCTCTGTAGGAGTAAGTCCTCTTGTATTTTCAATCATTGTATCAGGTTGGAGAGGTTTTTCAACTGTATCATATCCTGAGATGTATGCTGTATCTTCATTGCCGAAAAATACATTAGCCTGTCCTTTTGCAAGCATCATAAATTCTGTTCCTTTTATTCCTGCCACTGCTGTGGGAGTCTTAACCCTGAAGTTTGTTGTCTGTCCTGCAAGTTTTACAACGGTTGCTCTTATTTTACCCTGAGTTACATAAAAAACCCCGCTTTTTCTGCCTCTTTCAAGCAAATACTCTGAAATCTCAAGTTCCGTGTTATCAGAAAGAGTAAACTTACTTCCATCGCTGAGTTTTAAACTTACCCAGCTTTTTGGCTCTGTTTTTATCCAGGAACCAGAGTTTAACAATAGCCCTGCTTTTGCTTTTTTATAGGGAATACCTGAGTGCTCTCTGTAAAGAACATTTCCTTCAATTTTTTCAATCTCTCCAATTGCTCCATAGGCAATTGCTGATAAATAAAATATTGATAAAATAACAAAAATTACTGCTTTCATAACTACCTCCTGTTTTTTACTCAACATCATCTTTGTTAAGTCCTTTCCAGATTTCGTGGGCTTTCATAAAATATTCTTTTGCTTTTTCCCGGTCACCAATTTTTTCATAAAAAATGGCAAGAGTTTGCATATCAAGAGCTATTTTTTTCGGAATTGCCAGTTCTCTGTCAATTTCCAGTGCTCTAAGAAGATAGCTTTCTGCTCTTTTTTTGTCCCTATCTGAATAAACAATGCCAAGAAGTCTTAATGAATTTGCCGCTTCAATTCTGCTTATTTTCTGGTTAATTTCAATTGCTTCATTGAGTAATTTTTCAGCTTCATCATTTTTATTTTGCTTTATCTTAACTCTTGCAAGAAGATTTAATGATTTTATCCTTATGATGGGGAACTTTGAAAAAATGAGTTTTCTTAAGAGCTCTTCCGCATCCTCATTGACAATAAAGCCTATTCTTGCCCTTTCAAAATCAAGCTCTTCAATGGTATCCTCGGGTAAAGATGCTTTCCTGGAAAGCTCTATTGCTGTGTCAATAAATTTTTTAGCCTCCTTTATCTGGTCCTCTGATGTATAAAGCCTTGACAGACTTATTAAAATTATGACAGTGGCATTGTCATCCTGAATTAAACGGGATTTTTTTAAAGCCTCTGTGTAAAGATGTTTTGCTCTTTCATTTTGTCCTCTTTCAAAGGCTTTATTTGCCTGTAGAATCAAATTATTCAACTCTGTTATCCTGTAAGGTTGCTCAATAGGTGCTTTATAGCATCCCTGAATGATGAAAAAGAATAAAAGAATTACTCCTGAACTTTTCAATCTATTTTTCATAGGTATCTGCCTCTACAGGCTTTATTTCCTGTCTTTTAATTCCTTCTCTTATGGGCCATAGCCCTTTTATGCTCTGAAGTATATCATCAATGTCCTGCATGCTTTTTTTTGCCTTTTCAACCATTATGGGTAAGTCCTCCTTTGTTACTTCTCTAATTGCTGTTGCTGTTTCATTAAGTTCTTGAGAAAGTTTTTGAAGAGATTTTATAAGATCAGTAAGTTCCTGTATTGTTTTTTCTGATTTATCAGCTATTTCAGGTGTTTTCCTGTTAAGCTCTCTAACAAGCCTGTTAATTTGCTCTGTGGTCTCTATTAAATTTCTGGATATTTTCTCAATGTTTTCAATGCTTTTTTTGATGTTACCCTGTGGTTCATTGATATAGTTTATCGTTTCCTTTATACCCTGAAGAATCTCGGAAATCTCTCCCTTGAGTTCTCCTGCAATCTCTTCAATCCCAGCCTGCTTGAAAAACTTTATTGATTGACCTGGCTTTAGAGGCTTTCCGTCTCCAGGCAAAATTTCAATGTAAGACTCACCAATAAATCCCTCCTTGTCAAAAATTGCCACTGTGCCTTCCTTGAACCATTTAGCATGATTTTTTTCTATGGAAAGGACTACTTTTACAAACCCATTATCCTGAAGTTGCATATCTTTAACTCTTCCAATTTTGAATCCTGATACTTTAACAGGCATGCCATTGTAAAGTCCTGTTGCCTTTGTTGTCATAAAGTAGAAGTTTTCTGTCTTTATAAATAGTTCTGTCTTTTTTGCAACGAAAAAAAGAAGGATGCTCATTCCTGTGAGAGCTATTGCAATAAATAGAAAAACTTTACTTTTGAGAAAAACAAATCTTGGATCTGTCTGATTAATTTTCTGCATATTTAATTAAATCTGCCTTTTCAATTAATAAACTTTCTCTTTCTGAATCAAGAATGTAAAGCAGTGTTTTACTACCTGCCAATTCCTGTATTTTCTCAATAAGCCACTTTTTCTTTGATTCTTCAAGTCCATAAAGGGGATATTCCAAGATAATGATTTCAGGATTCATTAAAACTGCCCTTGCAATTCCTATGATCCTTTTTTCAAAATTTGTAAGCTCTGCAACACTGCTCATTGGTTCTTTTTTAAACTCAAGTTTTCTAAGTAATTCAATCCCTTTTTTAATAATTTTTTCCTCATCATCCAATTTATGATAAAGAGCAGGAAGTATTAAATTTTCCCATGCCTTTAAATTACTTATGAGTCCTCCTGTTTTGAAAACAATTCCTGTTTTTTTTCTTAATTTAAAAAGGTTATCCCTTGTTGTTTCTTTCAGGTTCTTTCCCATGAATATGATTTCTCCTTTTTCAGGATTTTTAATACCTGTAATGATTTTTAAAAACTCATTTCCTTGCTCTTCCTTTTCAAAAATAAAAACAGTTTTTGAACCTTTTTCAATCTCAAAGTTCATTTCTTTTTTAATAAATTCACCAGTTACATCAATAGCTTTTATCATTCAATAATTTTCGCAATAAAGTCTATTATAACATCAAGCAGAAACAATGAAAAAAGACTTCCAGCAACAGCTTTTGTTGCTCTCTGGGGCACTTCAGTGGGACTTTTCATAACAGAAAGCCCATGCCACATACAAATTAGAGCAATAGCAAACCCGAAAACAAAAGACTTTGTAAAAGATATAACGACTTCTTTAAAGGAAAACTTTGATACAATAGCATCTCCGTAATCTGAAAAAGAAACTCCACTTATAAGAGTTGCCAGAAAAATGCCCCCAAACAAGGCTGTAAGCTGAAAATATAAAGAAAGAACAATAGCAGAACATATCATCCCATACAGTCTTGATTTTATTAAATAAACTTCAGGCTTTATTCCCATTGCTTCAAGATACTCAATTTCTCTGCCAAGTTTCATTGTTGCAAGCTCTGTAGCAATTGCAGAACCACTTCTTGCAAGAATTATAAGTCCTGTAAAAAAGGGACCAATTTCTCTAAGAACAAGCCATAAAAGTATCTTACCAATCACATTGCTTGAGCCTACACCTGCTATTGAGGCTGTTTGAAGAACTATAACAAAGCCTATTAACAATCCTGAGATTGTTACTGCAGGAACTGCCTGAATTCCTGTGAAGTATATCTGTCGTAAAAGAACTTCTCTAACAGGTGACATCACTGTCTTTTTGCCCTCACTTTGAATACAAAGTCATAGTTTAAAATATCTTCCCATCGGTATCCTTTAAGAGTTGAACGGGTATCATCAGCATCTCCGTAGGGATTTCCCGGGATGAAAAACCAATTCATAATCACATCTCCAGAATGCCTTAGCACTATCCAGTATCTGCCTTTTTCTATCCTTACCTTATCGGGGAAGGTAAAATCAATCCAGTAATAACCTGGTTTTTTCTGAATGCTTTCAAGAAATACAGGATTTGATCTCACACCTTTAAGTCCGGGCTTACTGTTTTCGTCATATACAAGATCAACATACACAGTTCCATCACCACCGAATTTTCTCATTGCAAGTGAAATTTTTTCAATCTCTAATGGTTCATCAACTTTGAATGCCTGCGCATAGATATATTTTGATGTAACATACTCTGCTGTTTCCTTATCAAGTATTTTCATTGCTTTGTCTCCTGAAATCTGATATAGTTCAACGAGATTTGGGAAATCCATATTCCCGAATTCAAATACTTTTTCTTTTGGCAGTGATGGAGGTGGTGGAGGAGGTGGTGGTGCAGGCTGTAATTCTGTTTCCTTTTTAACTATCATTTTATTACTTAAAAGATAAGATTTGGGATAATTCTCTGAAGCTTTAGGTGCTATGTGAATTTTATCAAAAAGAAACTTTGCCTGAACTGTTTCACTGTATGCTGGTAAGTATGGAGAAGCTCTCCATGTATCATTGACTTCATCTGATTCAAGAGCGTGGGTTTGTTTTATGTGTCTTGTTGATGTAAATTGTTTTGACTGTTGAGGGTCATAACTTAGCCATCCAAGATCACTAAAGTAAATTTCAATCCATGCATGTCCTCCCTGCCCCATGCTTTGAACAAGAAAGCTTTTACCAAGAGGAATTTTCCACGACTCTTTTAAAGATATGCCACCAACTACTCTTGCAGGAATTCCAGATGCTCTTAGCAGTGCTACTGCAAGATGGGCAAAGTTCTGACAGTTTCCTTTGCCTGTTTTCAATGTCCATAAAGCATCAAAATGGGGAGGATTATATGTATATTTTACATTGTCAGCAACCCAGTTAAGTATTCTTGTTACAGCTTCATATTCTGTTGTTGCTTTATCTGTAAGTGCACGGCTAAGTTTTATAATTTCAGGATTTTCTGATTGCACCAATGCTGTAGATTTTAGAAAAAGTCTCTCTGACTCTGGAATATTTTTTAAAGGAAACTCTGCATGAGAATTCTCTGCTTTTATTTCAGATCCAACAAAGACTTCAAATCTTACTGTTACTGTTACAGATTTATAGAGATTTCTCCAGCTTGCAATACCCCAATGATTTCCATATCTATCAATTTCCTTTTCAAATTTTTCTGGCTCTGGCTCAATTTTTATATCAAGACTTTCAATTCTCTGAGACACGAACTTATTTGTGAAATCTTTTGGAAGGGCAAATCTAAAACTCAAGCTTTCAAGAGGCTTTGTTACTTCAAAACGCATTTGCTGGATTAGTTGGATTTTGCTTTGAAGAGAACCTTCAAGAATAAGAGTTTTTGAAAAAGCATTATATGCATTGACAAGGAAGCTTACAAAAATTATTAAAGTTATCAATATCTTAAATTTTTTCATCTAATTTCAATTTGATTGGGCAGGCATCAGCCTGCCCAGTTTTTGGATTAATCACACACATTATTTGTGCATTTGCCGCTGCAGCACTGGCTATTGGAGGTGCACCACCATCCAGAAGGCGTGCATGGTTTGACAGCAATTTTTAACACATCTTTTTGAGTATCACCTTGAGATACAGGACAATAATCAGTTTTTTCATGAGAACTTACAGCCTTGAACTCCTTATTCTGAGCAACAGCATAACCCATAATAAGCACTGTTATCATCGCAGCCATCAAAACAAGTAAGTAAACCTTCTTTCTTACCATTTTAATACCTCCTTTTAAAATTTTTGCTGAGGCTTTAAAAAGCCTATGCTAAATTTTATACTACTTCGTTAAAAACTTCAAGGTAATTTTCACATTTGAACCCTTGAACACTTGAACATTTGAACTATTTTTAGAAAAAGGTGCTTGGAATGACAGTAAGAAAAATGTAACTTTTCTACACTTTATAATGTAACTTTTCGTAACCTTTTAAAAGGTGTCTTTTTGTAACTCTCTGAATTTTAAAGTTTTTTAAATTTGGCATTTTTTTTGCATTTATTACAAAATGATGGTCAAAATAATAGAAGATACAATAGAATTTCTTAAAAATGTTCCACCCTTTGAGTTTTTAGATACAGAGATTATAAACTCTGTAGCAGTTAAAACCTCTATGGAGTACTATCCAAAGGGCACCTATATACTCATTCAAGATGGTTCACCGAGCGAATTTCTTTACATTATAAAAAAAGGTGGAGTAAAAGTTTACAGACGAGCTAATGCAGAAGAAGTAACAATTGATTTTCGAAGTGAAGGTGATTCATTCGGCTTTGTATCTTTAATAAGTGGAGACAAATCCCGAGCCAATGTTGTTGCTATAGATGATACAATTTGTTATCTAATTCCGAAAGATACGATTCTGAATCTCATAAACAAATATCCTGAAGTAAGAGATTTTTATCTGAAGTCTTTTATGAATATATATCTTGATAAAAAATATGCTGAAGAAACTTCAAAACGAGCTTTAACAGGCACAGTTGATAAGCTTCTTTTTACTACCAGTGTTGAAGAAATCGCATCCAAAAATGTTATTTCCATACCAGAGCATACTCCAATAAGAGAAGCTGCTGGGATAATGTGTGAAAATAGAATAAGCTCTCTCATTATAATGAATTCTGAAGGAATTCCTGTTGGAATAATAACAGACAAAGACCTTAGAAGAAAGGTAGTTGCAGCTGCAAGAGATGTTAATGAACCTGTTAAAAACATAATGAGCTTTCCGATAATCAAAATTGATGCAAAGGATTACTGTTTTGAAGCAATTGTCAGAATGCTCAAATATAACATTCATCATCTTCTTGTAATTAAAAATGGTCAAGTTAGTGGAATAATTACAAATCATGACATCATGATGCTTCAAGGTCTTTCTCCAGTGACAATAGTAAGAGATATAGAGATGCAGCAAAATATTGAGGGAATTATTAATGCTTCAAAACAAATTACTAATCTTGTTGGGAATTTACTTCAGCAAGGAGCAAAAGCGAGCAATATTACAAGAATCATTGCGGAAATTAATGACAGAATAGTTAGAAAAATAATTCAATTTGCTGAAAGAGAATTTGGACCTGCTCCAATTCCTTACTGCTGGATAGCTCTCGGGTCTGAAGGAAGAAAAGAGCAGACCTTCAAAACTGACCAGGACAATGCTTTAATTTATGCAGAACCACCAGCAGGACAGGAAGAATCAATAAGAAGATATTTTCTTGAATTTACGAGCTATGTTAAAGAAAATCTTCTTAAATGCGGATTTCCAGCATGTCCAGGAGACATTATGGCAAGCAATCCAAGATGGTGTCAGCCTATTAAAGTCTGGAAAAAATACTTTTCACAGTGGGTATACACACCAAAAGGAGAATCAATAACTCTTTCCAATATATTTTTTGATTTTAGAGCTATTTATGGAGATTTTTCTCTTGAAGAATCTCTCAAGGACTATCTTTTAAATATCGTTAAAGACCAGCGAGTTTTTTTAGGTTATCTTGCAAATCTTGCTGTAAAAAACAAGCCTCCCTTAGGATTTTTCAAAACTTTTGTAGTTGAAAAAAGCGGAGAACATAAAGACAAGCTTAATATAAAAATAAAAGGCATTGCCCCAATTGTTGATATTGTTAGACTTTTTAGCCTTGAAAAAGGCATAAGAGAGACTTCTACCTTAGAAAGAATTGAAGCACTTAAAAATAAACACGCAGTAGTTAAAGACTATGCAGAAGAAATAATTTACGCATTTGAATTCCTGATGCTTTTAAGAATAAAGCATCAGTATGAGCAGGTAATTCAAGGAAAGATGCCAGATAATTTTATAAATCCGGAAACACTGAGCAATCTTGAAAAAAAGTTGCTCAAAGATACATTTCATCTTATATCAAGGCTGCAGGATATTTTAATTGAAAAATATAAGCTTATGATTATTTGAAATGTTTTCAATTTTTAAGAAAAAGAGAAAAATTCCTGAATACAAAGGAGTATCAATTGCTGATACAGAGTTTACAGTTGTTGATACAGAGCTTACAGGGCTTAGTGAAATGAAAGATACCATTATTGCAATAGGGTGTATAAAAATGAAAGGTAAATCCATAAAAATAGGAGAGATATTTTACAGAACTATAAAACCAGAGAGTTTTGTAAAAAAAGACAGTATATTGGTTCATGAAATTACACCAACAGAGCTGGAAGTCTGTCCAGAAATATCTCCGATATTAAGAGAATATCTTTCCTTTGTAAAGAATTCAGTAATTGTAGGGCATTGTGTATCAATTGATATTGCTTTTTTAAAAAAAGCTATTCGCGAATATCTTAAACAACTCTACGAGCCTGTATCGATAGATACATTTTGCATTTATAGTTGGCTTATTCAGAAGGGTTTATTACCTGAAAGTTTTTTAAAAAACAATTCATTAAAAGATGTTGCTTTATCACTCGGGATTGAACCAAAACAATTACATGATGCTTTATCTGACGCATTTATTACTGCTCAAGTTTTTCAAAAGCTTGTAACATTGCTTGGAAATATTAAGATTTATACACTCCAGGAAATTATGGACATAGGCAATCCCAATATATCCGGATATATGGGAGTTAATAAAAATCAAACATTTCAATTTTAAGAAGGAGGGATTCAAGATGAATGAAAAAATTTTGAATTCAACGGAATTCAAAAGTCTTGTAAGAAGTAAAAATGCGATTTCTCTGATTCTTACAATAGCTGAGTTAGTTGTTTATTTTGGTTTTGTTCTGCTTATAGCTTACAGCAAAGAGTTCCTCGGTCAGAAAATCTATGGACCAGTTACTGTGGGTATTCCAATTGGAATCGGAGTAATAGTTATTTCGTGGATTTTTACAGGAATTTATGTAGCATGGTCAAACAAGAAATATGATCAAAAAGTAGCAGAAATTAAAGAAAAATTAGGAGGTGAATAATGCAAACAGTTTTAGGACAACCAACTTTAACAGGTATATTTTTCTTTCTTTTATTTGTATCAATAACCCTTTACATTACCTATTGGGCTGCAAAAAGAACAAGAACAACAACAGAATTTTACGCAGCAGGAAGAAGTATAACAGGATTACAAAATGGTTTAGCTCTGGCTGGAGACTACATGTCTGCTGCAAGCTTTCTTGGAATAGCTGGATTGGTCTCCCTTAAAGGATACGATGGATTAATTTATGCAGTGGGTTGGCTTGTTGGCTGGCCAATTGTTACGTTCCTCATAGCAGAACCATTAAGAAATCTCGGTAAATATACTTTTGCAGATGTTGTTGCTTACAGACTTAAGCAAAGACCAATAAGAACAGCAGCAGCAACAGGAGCTTTAATAACAGTGCTTTTTTATCTCATTGCGCAAATGGTTGGTGCAGGCTCATTGATAAAGCTTATGTTTGGTCTACCCTACGAGGTTGCCATAATAATTGTAGGTTGTCTTATGATAGCCTATGTTCTTTTTGGTGGGATGCTTGCTACTACATGGGTTCAGATTATAAAAGCTTTTTTACTATTAGGTGGTGCTACTTTGCTGGTTTTGCTCACTCTTTATAAGTTTGGTTTCAATTATGTTGAACTATTTTCAACGGTCACAGCAAAGTATGGAGATAAATTTGTTCAGCCTGGTGGCTTAATAAAAAATCCAATTGATGCAATATCTCTTGGAATTGCTTTGATGTTTGGAACTGCAGGGCTGCCTCATATACTCATGAGATTTTACACTGTTCCAGATGCTAAAGAGGCAAGAAAATCAGTATTTTACGCAACAGGATTCATTGGATATTTTTATATCCTCACATTTACAATAGGTTTTGGCGCAGCTGCATTAGTAGGACAACAAATTATAAGTAAAATTGACAAAGGTGGCAACATGGCAGCTCCTCTTTTAGCAGAGGCACTGGGTGGAGAAATTTTCCTTGGATTTTTAGCTGCTGTTGCTTTTGCAACAATACTTGCAGTGGTTGCTGGTTTGACCTTAGCAGGTGCTTCAGCAGTATCTCATGACATTTATGTTGGTGTTGTTAAAAGAGGAAAGGCAGATGAAAAACAAGAAGTAAGAGCAGCTAAGATTGCTACTTTATGTCTTGGCGTACTTGCTATAATTCTCGGTATAGTATTCAAAGGTCAGAATGTAGCTTTCATGGTAGGATTAGCCTTTGCTGTAGCTGCTTCTGCAAATTTCCCAGCATTGCTAATGTCAATTTTCTGGAGAAAGTTTACAACCACTGGAGCTGTATGGAGCATTTATACAGGGTTGATTTTGAGTGTGGTTTTAATCATTTTAAGCCCTACTGTATGGGTTGATATTCTTAAAAATCCTCAGCCAATATTTCCACTAAAAAATCCGGGGATAGTTTCTTTCTTTGCTTCCTTTGCTATTGGTATTTTAGTATCTCTTTTAACACAAGAAAAAGAAGCTGAGGCAAAATTTGAATCTGAAAAAATTAGATCCTACATTGGAGTTGGAGCAGAATAAAATGTTAAAATCAATAGAAAAAAGGGAGGTAAAACTATGACACAAGGGATTGATGTATTACTTAAAGA
Protein-coding sequences here:
- a CDS encoding FecR domain-containing protein codes for the protein MKAVIFVILSIFYLSAIAYGAIGEIEKIEGNVLYREHSGIPYKKAKAGLLLNSGSWIKTEPKSWVSLKLSDGSKFTLSDNTELEISEYLLERGRKSGVFYVTQGKIRATVVKLAGQTTNFRVKTPTAVAGIKGTEFMMLAKGQANVFFGNEDTAYISGYDTVEKPLQPDTMIENTRGLTPTEPVKVEKGTLLYDAKIGLSQITGATAPKEWEISGELPNIIARWNINYGHYLVDAGKYEEALYVFQIALDLSDNSGIRADARLERGAVYSRFLKNHEATLAEYLLVLEEYPELSQAETALYLAGITLYEMGFKKQAKQRLLQYKKEYPDGKYLTNIETILKLLEYEK
- a CDS encoding tetratricopeptide repeat protein translates to MKNRLKSSGVILLFFFIIQGCYKAPIEQPYRITELNNLILQANKAFERGQNERAKHLYTEALKKSRLIQDDNATVIILISLSRLYTSEDQIKEAKKFIDTAIELSRKASLPEDTIEELDFERARIGFIVNEDAEELLRKLIFSKFPIIRIKSLNLLARVKIKQNKNDEAEKLLNEAIEINQKISRIEAANSLRLLGIVYSDRDKKRAESYLLRALEIDRELAIPKKIALDMQTLAIFYEKIGDREKAKEYFMKAHEIWKGLNKDDVE
- a CDS encoding MlaD family protein, producing MQKINQTDPRFVFLKSKVFLFIAIALTGMSILLFFVAKKTELFIKTENFYFMTTKATGLYNGMPVKVSGFKIGRVKDMQLQDNGFVKVVLSIEKNHAKWFKEGTVAIFDKEGFIGESYIEILPGDGKPLKPGQSIKFFKQAGIEEIAGELKGEISEILQGIKETINYINEPQGNIKKSIENIEKISRNLIETTEQINRLVRELNRKTPEIADKSEKTIQELTDLIKSLQKLSQELNETATAIREVTKEDLPIMVEKAKKSMQDIDDILQSIKGLWPIREGIKRQEIKPVEADTYEK
- a CDS encoding ATP-binding cassette domain-containing protein, whose product is MIKAIDVTGEFIKKEMNFEIEKGSKTVFIFEKEEQGNEFLKIITGIKNPEKGEIIFMGKNLKETTRDNLFKLRKKTGIVFKTGGLISNLKAWENLILPALYHKLDDEEKIIKKGIELLRKLEFKKEPMSSVAELTNFEKRIIGIARAVLMNPEIIILEYPLYGLEESKKKWLIEKIQELAGSKTLLYILDSERESLLIEKADLIKYAEN
- a CDS encoding ABC transporter permease encodes the protein MSPVREVLLRQIYFTGIQAVPAVTISGLLIGFVIVLQTASIAGVGSSNVIGKILLWLVLREIGPFFTGLIILARSGSAIATELATMKLGREIEYLEAMGIKPEVYLIKSRLYGMICSAIVLSLYFQLTALFGGIFLATLISGVSFSDYGDAIVSKFSFKEVVISFTKSFVFGFAIALICMWHGLSVMKSPTEVPQRATKAVAGSLFSLFLLDVIIDFIAKIIE
- a CDS encoding transglutaminase domain-containing protein, which translates into the protein MKKFKILITLIIFVSFLVNAYNAFSKTLILEGSLQSKIQLIQQMRFEVTKPLESLSFRFALPKDFTNKFVSQRIESLDIKIEPEPEKFEKEIDRYGNHWGIASWRNLYKSVTVTVRFEVFVGSEIKAENSHAEFPLKNIPESERLFLKSTALVQSENPEIIKLSRALTDKATTEYEAVTRILNWVADNVKYTYNPPHFDALWTLKTGKGNCQNFAHLAVALLRASGIPARVVGGISLKESWKIPLGKSFLVQSMGQGGHAWIEIYFSDLGWLSYDPQQSKQFTSTRHIKQTHALESDEVNDTWRASPYLPAYSETVQAKFLFDKIHIAPKASENYPKSYLLSNKMIVKKETELQPAPPPPPPPPSLPKEKVFEFGNMDFPNLVELYQISGDKAMKILDKETAEYVTSKYIYAQAFKVDEPLEIEKISLAMRKFGGDGTVYVDLVYDENSKPGLKGVRSNPVFLESIQKKPGYYWIDFTFPDKVRIEKGRYWIVLRHSGDVIMNWFFIPGNPYGDADDTRSTLKGYRWEDILNYDFVFKVRAKRQ
- a CDS encoding DUF294 nucleotidyltransferase-like domain-containing protein; its protein translation is MMVKIIEDTIEFLKNVPPFEFLDTEIINSVAVKTSMEYYPKGTYILIQDGSPSEFLYIIKKGGVKVYRRANAEEVTIDFRSEGDSFGFVSLISGDKSRANVVAIDDTICYLIPKDTILNLINKYPEVRDFYLKSFMNIYLDKKYAEETSKRALTGTVDKLLFTTSVEEIASKNVISIPEHTPIREAAGIMCENRISSLIIMNSEGIPVGIITDKDLRRKVVAAARDVNEPVKNIMSFPIIKIDAKDYCFEAIVRMLKYNIHHLLVIKNGQVSGIITNHDIMMLQGLSPVTIVRDIEMQQNIEGIINASKQITNLVGNLLQQGAKASNITRIIAEINDRIVRKIIQFAEREFGPAPIPYCWIALGSEGRKEQTFKTDQDNALIYAEPPAGQEESIRRYFLEFTSYVKENLLKCGFPACPGDIMASNPRWCQPIKVWKKYFSQWVYTPKGESITLSNIFFDFRAIYGDFSLEESLKDYLLNIVKDQRVFLGYLANLAVKNKPPLGFFKTFVVEKSGEHKDKLNIKIKGIAPIVDIVRLFSLEKGIRETSTLERIEALKNKHAVVKDYAEEIIYAFEFLMLLRIKHQYEQVIQGKMPDNFINPETLSNLEKKLLKDTFHLISRLQDILIEKYKLMII
- a CDS encoding 3'-5' exonuclease, whose amino-acid sequence is MFSIFKKKRKIPEYKGVSIADTEFTVVDTELTGLSEMKDTIIAIGCIKMKGKSIKIGEIFYRTIKPESFVKKDSILVHEITPTELEVCPEISPILREYLSFVKNSVIVGHCVSIDIAFLKKAIREYLKQLYEPVSIDTFCIYSWLIQKGLLPESFLKNNSLKDVALSLGIEPKQLHDALSDAFITAQVFQKLVTLLGNIKIYTLQEIMDIGNPNISGYMGVNKNQTFQF
- a CDS encoding DUF485 domain-containing protein, which translates into the protein MNEKILNSTEFKSLVRSKNAISLILTIAELVVYFGFVLLIAYSKEFLGQKIYGPVTVGIPIGIGVIVISWIFTGIYVAWSNKKYDQKVAEIKEKLGGE
- the actP gene encoding cation/acetate symporter ActP: MQTVLGQPTLTGIFFFLLFVSITLYITYWAAKRTRTTTEFYAAGRSITGLQNGLALAGDYMSAASFLGIAGLVSLKGYDGLIYAVGWLVGWPIVTFLIAEPLRNLGKYTFADVVAYRLKQRPIRTAAATGALITVLFYLIAQMVGAGSLIKLMFGLPYEVAIIIVGCLMIAYVLFGGMLATTWVQIIKAFLLLGGATLLVLLTLYKFGFNYVELFSTVTAKYGDKFVQPGGLIKNPIDAISLGIALMFGTAGLPHILMRFYTVPDAKEARKSVFYATGFIGYFYILTFTIGFGAAALVGQQIISKIDKGGNMAAPLLAEALGGEIFLGFLAAVAFATILAVVAGLTLAGASAVSHDIYVGVVKRGKADEKQEVRAAKIATLCLGVLAIILGIVFKGQNVAFMVGLAFAVAASANFPALLMSIFWRKFTTTGAVWSIYTGLILSVVLIILSPTVWVDILKNPQPIFPLKNPGIVSFFASFAIGILVSLLTQEKEAEAKFESEKIRSYIGVGAE